The genomic interval CGGGGTACGGTTTGACCCGTACCCCGTCCCTGCCAGGGGGGCTGGCTGATTCGGCCCGAAGGGCGTGCCTTCAGAACCGATCAGGCCCCCGGAGTCCGGGGGCCTGACGATTGGCTATCGGCGGCGTCGCACCGCGGCCACGTTGGCGTAGGCCAGCGCGCCGAGCGAGGCGATCAGGATGGCGCCGAAGAAGATGGTCGCCAAGGAGCCGCTTCCCGGCAGGCCGAGGGCCGTGTTCGGAAGCGATGGTACCGGCGTTCCGGTCCCGCCCAGCTGGCCCCCCTCGCTGGCCGGAACGGACGGCGTCGGGGTTGGGGTTGGGGTTGGGGTCGGGGTTGGCGTCGGCGTCGGGGTCGGCGTCGACTCCTCCGGCAAATCGTTGAAGCAGAACGAGAGGTGGCTCAGGCCTGACCACGGCGGAGTCGAGACCGCTGTGCCCTGGTCGTTTCCAGGTGCGTGCAATCCGGTATCCGAGGTCGCGCCGTTGTAGACGTACAGGTTCCCGCCGGGTCCACCCTTGACGAACACCGCGTCAACGGGGAGGTTCGAGTCCCAATCAAAGGTCTGGCCGTCAGCGGTGTCGTGCAGAGTCAGGAAGACCTCGAAATCGCTGTCGGGATCCTCGTGGAGGCCGCCTGTCACCGGCTGGATCTTGAACTCGTGGTCGTACGCTACATTAAGGGTGCCGCAGGTCGGGTTCCCCTGGAAGAGCTGGGGAGTGACGTGCGTGCCGAGCACTGGGCTCGCCACATAGAACGTGGCGAGGATGAGTCCCGCAATAGCCACTAGGGCCAAGGTCAGGCGAGTCGCATGACGGGCGGGTGTCTGCGTCTGGACGGTCAATGCCGGATCTCCTTTTCGGTTGCCCCTAGGTTCCGGCAGCGTCCGCTGACCGGCCCCCCTGGGGTATTCAGGAGCCGAAAGATACAGGCTAGGTCAGGGCTTGCCTAGTACTTTCTGACGGCTCGTCGAGGGGTCGGGTGGGGTCTGGTTGGGACGGGGGCGCAGTATGTGTTGCTCATAAGCACCAGCGACCCCCCAAGGGTCCCGTTCTGGGTCCCAGGACCTGAGTACCCCATCCGCGGCGCCCGGCGGCCTAGAGACGAGTCAGCCCGTCCGGCCGCGCGCCTCGAGCAGGACGACCTGGGTCTCCTCGGGGAGGGTGGTCGGGGTCAGGCTGGCCTTCGGCAGCCGGATCGGCTCGGTGGCCAGCTCGTGGAGGAAGGTCTCCGGCCCGAGCAGGTCCTTCGAGCCGCCGTCGGTGGCGAAGTGCATGGGGATGACGACCTTCGGTTCCAGCTGGGCGACGACCTCGGCCGCCTCGGCCGGCGAGATGGTCGTCTGGCCGCCGACCGGCACCAGCAGCACGTCGATGGGTCCCAGCTCGTGGAGCTGCTCATCGGTCAGCAGGTGGCCCAGATCACCCAGGTGGCAGACATGAACCCCGTCGACTTCGAAGGCGAAGATGACGTTCTCGCCCCGCTCGGTTCCCTCGGCCGCGTCGTGCCAAGTCCGGACCCCGGTGACCAGCAGGTCGGCGAACTCGTACTCGCCGGGCCGGGTCAGGGTCAGCCCCGCGCTGATGGAGCGGGTGTAGGCGTGATCGGCATGGTGGTGCGAAATGGTGAGCAGGTCGACGTCGTGCTTGCCGGCCACGAACCCGGTCTTGGGCGGACAGGGGTCGGTGATGACCGTCGCGCGGCGGCCCTTGAGCCGGAAGCACGCGCGGCCGTACCAGGTGATCTCCATGGGTGACCGATGCTACCGCACAACCGCGCCAGAAAAGCACGAGCGCCGGTGCCCGCCCAATGACACCGGCGCCCGAAGGAGGGAGGGTGGAGGAGAAATCCCGAAGGATTTCTGACTCGCATGCTCAAGGTAGGGGTCGGACGTGAAGCCACAACCACGCCGATGTGAAGAAACCTGAACCTTTCATGCCAGAATGCCTGACCCATGTCGCCTCTCGCACGGCGCCTGATCGCCGTCGTGACCCTGATTCTGGCCATCGCCCTGATCGCCGTCCTGACCCTGCGCGCCTTCGGCGTACCGATCGCGATTGGACCCTTGGCCAGTGCCACGCCGCTCCCCGCGCCGAGCGCCGCGCCCGCGCCCAGCGGTGGGGCGTCGCCCGACATCGAGGACGCGCTGGCCGCCCTGGAGGCCGACGTCGCCGACCTGCGCGACCTGCCCCCGGCCGACATCGGTCCGGCCGAGTTCGTCTCCCGCGCCGAGGTCGAGCGGCGGTTGGCCGACCAGTTCGCCCAGGATTACCCGACCGATGAGGTCGCCGCCGACAATGCCCTGCTCCAGGGGCTGGGCCTCCTGACCGCGGATCAAGACGTGGCCGCCCTCCAGCTCCAGCTCCTCTCGGGCCAAGTGCTCGGGTATTACGACGACGTGACCCAGTCGATGTTGATCGTGTCCGATGCCGGGCTCTCCCCGGAGGCCCAGGTGACCTACGCCCACGAGTACACCCATGCCCTGCAGGACGCGGCATTCGGGATCGACTCGATGGAGCTTGACGCAGATGGCGACGACGACGGCGCGTTCGCGCGGCTCGGGCTGGTCGAGGGCGACGCGACGACGGCCATGGTCCTGTGGGCCATCGATCACCTGCGGGCCGAAGACCTTCTCGAGATCAGCCAGACGCCGCTCCCCGACACCACCGGCGTGCCGGACTGGATGCTCCGCCAGCTCGAGTTCGCCTACCTGGCGGGGACCGATTTTGTGGCCCGGCTCTACGCGAGCGGCGGCTTCGCCGCAGTCGACGAGGCGTGGGCCGACCCGCCCGTCTCCACCGAGCAGATGCTCCACTTCCGGTCGTATGTCGAGGACGAGCTGCCAGTGGTCGTGCCGGAAATCGACCCCGACGTGCGGGCACTGGGCGTTGACATCGTCGAGGACACGACGCTGGGCGAGGCCATGATCGCGATATGGCTGGCCCATCATGGCCAGGACCAGGCCGACGCGGACACGGCCGCCGCCGGTTGGGGCGGTGACCGGGTGACGGCGCTGGTCTCGCCGGACGGCGAGGTGGCCGTCGTGCTGCGCGTGGCGTGGGACACCCCGGTGGACGCCGACGAGTTCGAGGCCGCATACGCCGATGCCCTCGAGACGCTTCGACTGTTCGGCCACCTGGACCGGATCAGCGACACCGAGATCGTCGTCACCCAGGCGTCGACCGAGGCCCTGCTTGACGCCCTCGTCGGCCTCTAGCGCCGGCGCCGTCTAGCGCTGTGCGCGGCTCAGGACGACTCGCATTCCCGCCAGGCAGCCCAGGGCCGCCAGCAGAATCCCGAAGAACACGAGGCCGGGAGCGCCGGACCGGGTCGGGCCGGTAGCCGCGTTCGGCAGCGAGGCGGCGGGGGTCGGTGCCGGGCCTTGGCAGATGTCGATCAGGCTGAGCGCGCCAGCCTGGTTGGGGACGGAAACCGATCCGGCGGTGACGGTGTCATCACCGGTGGTATAGGCGAAGAAGTAGTGAGTCACCCCGTCCGTCGTGCTGCCGCTGACCAGCGGCAACGTGCCATCGCCCAGGAAGGTGACGCTGAGTGACAGGGGCGGCGGCCCGAAGTACGGCGGGCTGACATCTTGCAGCCAGAACGCCCACATCACCATCCCAGCTCCAGGTGCCTGGGGAGCCGCCGGGTCGCAGCCTATGGGGCCGGTTTTCCAGGGGTTGGCGCTGTTGGTGCCAACGCCGCCGGTCAGCGGTACTACCTCGCCTCCGGCGTGGACGGTTCGCACGGCGGCTCCGACCGTCAGAAGAAACGCGGCCAAGAGCGCGACCACCAGGATCCAGCGTGACGCGCGGATCTCCGAAGACACGGCCCGGGTGATCAAGGTATTGCTCCTCTCGAACTCGATGCCCATGCCGGCGGACGGTAGCGCGCCGGTCTCCACCGCGGACGATACACGGCTCGCGCGGCGTCATACATCGAATTACATCGAGTCCGGGGCGCGCACGCCGATCAGGCCCAGGCTGTTGGCGAGCACCTGGCGAGTCGCCCGCACCACGGCAAGGCGCGCCGTGCTGAGCGTTGCGTCATCGGTCAGGACCCGGCAGTCGCGGTAGAACTGGCTGAACAGGTTAGCGACCTCCATCGAATAACGCGGGAGCTCGTGCGTCTCGCGTCGCATGGCGGAATCGGCGACCACCTCCGGCAGACGGATCAGGTGTCGAATGAGCGCCTGCTCCGCCGGATGGGTCAGCCGCGACGCGGCCTCTCCGAGGCTGCTCGGCAGCGCCGCGGCCGCCGGCTGACGGAGGATGGACGAACAGCGAGCGTGGGCGTACTGGACGTAGTAGACCGGGTTCTCGTTCGACTGCTGGCGGGCCAGGTCCAGGTCGAAGTCCAGGTGCTGGTTGGCTGATCGCAGGGTGAACAGGAAGCGGGTCACATCAGGCCCGACCTCGTCGACCAGCTCGTCCAGGGTCACGAAGCTCCCCTCGCGCTTGCTCATCTTTGCCCCGCCAGCCAGCGCCACGTTCTGGTAGATGATGATCTCCACGGTTGCCGGGTCGTGGCCCAGGCCTTCCGCCGCGCCTTTCCAGCGCCAGATGTCACCGTGGTGGTCGGGGCCCAGGATGTAGATGAGGCGCCCGAACCCGCGCTGAAACTTGTCGAGCAGGTAAGCCACGTCGGCCGCGAAATAGGTGGGCTGGCCGTTCGAGCGGACCAGGACCCGGTCCTTGTCGTCGCCGAACGTCGTCGAGCGGAACCAGGTCGCCCCCTCACTCTCGTATACGTGGCCTGCCGCCCGCAGCTGCTCGATAGCCGCGGTCACCTCACCCGCCTCGTGGAGCTCGCGCTCGGAACGCCACACGTCGATCCGCATCCCCAGCCGGCTGATCGTGCGCCGGATGTCCTCGAAGACCCGGTTCCAGGCCCACTCCCCAATGGCCTCTTGGGGGTTGACCGATGCCAGCGCTTCGTCCGGGACTTCCGCTGCCAACTGACCGATGTAGGCGCCCCGATAGCCGGCTTCGCCGGATTGGCCGGTGCGCGCCAGGTAGACAGACTGTCCGAAGTCGCGGACCTGGCTGCCGTAGTCGTTGACGTAGTACTCGCGCGTCACCTCCGCGTCGGCGGCCTCCAGTAGGTTGGCCAGGCTGTCCCCGATGAAGCCGCCGCGCCCGTTGCCGATGTGGAGCGGACCGGTCGGGTTGGCGCTGATGAACTCGACGTTGATCCGTTCGCCGGTGAGCCCGTCCGACCGGCCCCAAGCCGGTCCGGCTGCAAGGATGGCCGGGACCTGCGCCGCGACCCATCCCGGATCGAGGCGCCAGTTGATGAAGCCCGGCCGCTCAACGGTGGCCCCTCCCACCCCGGTCGGCGGCTCGAGGTGACGGACCAGGGTTTCGGCGATGGCCAGCGGTGAGGATCGAGCCAAGGGGGCCAGCTGCATGGCGGCGTTGGTGGCGTAGTCACCGTGCTCGGCCAGCGCCGGCCGCTCGACACCCGGCTCGGGGAGTGCCGCTCCCGCGGGCAGCGCCAGCTCGCCGGCCGCTGCGGCGCGGTCTCGGGCGGCCACCACCGCGTTCCGCAGTTCGTCCCGAAGCGTCATGCGGCGGGAGTCGCTGTTTCGTGCCGTGTCAGCCGATCAGCGAGCTCGAGAACGCGCGCCCGCCATCGGATCGCTCCGAGAACGACCAACAGCGCGAGTCCGGTATGCACGCTGACCCATGCCGGAGCGAGTACCCGATCCACGTCAGAAAGACTCGGCTGCAGCAGATAGGCAACCAGTACGACGGGAAGGGCGGCCAGGAAAGGTACCGTCCACCATCGACCGACGAGCAGCAAACCCACGATGCCGCCTACCACGAGGGCCAGCACGAGAGGCCGCGCAAGCAGCCCAAACGGCAGGGTGGTCGTGAGCTGCTGGAGGTCGTTGGACAGGAGCCATCCAAGGGGGTCAGCGATGTCAGGCGCGGTGAAGTGCCCGGTGGGGAGGTCCTGCATGAGGTCCAAGAATCCAGGGAACCCCGCAGCCGCAAGAAACGCGGTGACCGCCACGGCAGGCACCGCGGCCACAACTGCGGCGACGAGGAACCGTCGCCACTCGTCGGCCCCGGCTAGCGCCGCGCCAATGGCACTCAGGCCGAACACCGCAGGCGCCAACACACCGATAGGGCGAGTGAAGCACAGGGCCAGCACGGCAAGGCCAAGGGCTACGAGCCAAACAGGTCGGCGCTGTGATATCCATAGCGCCCCGGTCGTGAGCGTGACGGCCCACAGGCTGATCGCCAAACCATCGGTCATCAGGGCCACCAGCCACTGGGTGAACAGGACATTGAAGACCCCAATGCCGGTGGCGATCACGGCGACACGTAGGCCGGCAAGCATCAGAAGGCCGACAAATGTGGTCGCCACGAACAAAGCGACGGCGAAGGCACTAATCGCTAGAGGTGCTCGTGTGCCGAGCACCGGATATGCCGCGGCAACCAGGGTCGGGTACGCCGGTCGCATTCGGTATTGGAGCCCCCAACGTTCTTGCTCCGGCCTCAGGTCAAAACTCCACTCGTGGCCGTCAAGCGTCTCGGTTACGTACAGAACCAAAGGCCTAGATCCGTATCGCGTGAACAGATCCCAACTGAGAGCGTCCTGCTGCTCAGGAGGCAACCCAGCGTACTCAAACGCGTACTTGTGGTAGACGAGTGAGTCCCATCCGGCTCGTGCGTCGGTGCTGAACCACAGCGCCGCCCAGCCCGCCGCGCCCACCAAAAGGCTGAGGAGCAACGCGCGATTCACGGACATCCTGGAACTTATCGGTCCCGTGCCAGGCGCAGCTCGAGCGCTTGGTCGGCGCTGAAGTTGCGGAGCCCCAGCGTGTCGGCGGTCACCTCCAGCAACGCGGCCGTGGGCGCCAGGCCGATCAGCTCGGCGTGGTCGATGTCGGTGCCTGCCTGGCGGGCCAGGCGGCGGACCTCGTGCACGACGCGCGGGATCCCGGTCTGCTCCCAGTCGGCGAGGTTCATGCTGACCTGGGCCAGCTGCCGGCCGTCGGGAATCGCCACCAGGACGCCCATGGCCTGCACGGCCGGCAGCCCGCCGGACGACTCGCGGATCGCCTCCGCGATGCGCTGGGCAATCTCCACGTCATCGGTGGCCAGGTTCAGGTTGAATGCGATGAGAGGCTTGCGGGCGCCCACCGCCACCGCGCCGCCGCGGGGGTGCAGGCGGGCCGGCCCGAAGTCCGGGGCGCGGTCGGGGTTGACTCCGATCTCCTCTTTCAACGCCTCGTACTGGCCGCGCCGGATATCGGCCAGGCGGCGCCGCTCCGGACGGAGAGCTGCCTCCCCATACAGGTAGACGGGGAGCGCGAACACCTTGGCCAGCTGCTCCCCGAAGCGGCGAGCCAGGTCGACACACTCCTCCATCCGGGTGTCGCCCAGTGGCACGAAGGGAATGACATCGACCGAGCCGATGCGCGGGTGCGCCCCGGTCTGCTGCTCCATGTCGATGAGCTCCAGCGCGCGGCCGACCGCGGCCATCGCCGCCCGCACCACCGGTTCGGGGCCGCCGGCGAAGGTCACCACGCTGCGGTTGTGCGACTCATCGCGGCTGGCATCCAGGAGGGTCACACCGTCGATCTGGCGGATGGCGCGCGTGATCTCGTCCAACACCTCGGGTCGCCGGCCCTCGCTGAAGTTGGGCACGCACTCGATCAGGCTGGCCACGGACCGATCATAGGTGGGCGGGCCGCGCTCAAGCCGACGCCGCAGCCGCTTGCCGCGGGTCCTCGCGACCGATGGTGTCCGGGTTGGTGCCCCGCGCCCGGGCCAGTCGCTCGGTCAGCAGCTGGAGGGGGACGGCCGAGCCCAGGACGGCGGCCACGATTCGCGGCAGGCCGGGTTCGAGATTGACCGATTGCCATCCCGCGGTGGCTAGGGCGCGCTCCGGTGCGCCGCCCACGTCCGCCGCGGCGATGACCGCCGCTGGCATGCCCAGCTCCCTCACCGACCGAAGCACCGATGCGGCCCGATCCAGGAGGCCGGTTCCGCGCCCCTCGGCATCGGTCAGCAGCATGACCAAGCCGGTGCGCTCGCTCGCCGCCGCCAGGTGGCCGTGGCGGATGGTCTCCAGCTCGTGGGCCACCGCCGGCAGGCGCGCCCCCTCCTCGACCTTGAGGGCGAGTTCGCGGGCTGCCGCGTAGTCCGCGCCGGAGCCGACTACCAGGAGGCGGTCGGTCGAGGCGAGCCGGGCGGCCATGCCCTCGGCGGCCGTGGGGTCGAGTCCGGCCATCACCTGGCGCGCCGTCGCCTCCGGCGGCGGCAGCGCCTCACGGATCGCGCCGTGCAGGCAGGCACCAACGACCAGTGGCGACAGATAGCCGACGGTGTGGCACCAGGACTGATCCTGTTCTGCGGTGCCCAGGAGGTGGTCGGCCAGCGCGGCGGCGGGGGAGCGGTCGCTGACGGTGATGAGGACGGTCGTCGCGCCCGCCGCCGCGGCGGCCCGCAGCGCGTCATTGGCGGCGGCGGTGCCTCCCTCGTGCGACACGGCCACGACCACGCCTCCGGGCGGAACCCGACGCGACAACTCGAAGGCCTGCACCGCGATCACCCGGTCATCGGGCAGTCCTGCGATGGCCAGCGCGTCGGCAATCAATGCCGCCACCGCGATGGCCGCGTGCTGGCTGGTTCCGCATCCGGTGGTCGTGATGGCCAAACGGTCCTGGGCTGCCTCCCGTAGGGCGCCGGCAACGGCCTCCAGTGTCGGGCGCGACTGGAGCCGACGGACCAGGCGCTCGGTCAGGGCCGGCTCGGCCTCGATCATCTCGGTCATCGCGTATGGCGGTCCGTCGCGCCAGGCCGGCATCTCGGACGATGCCCACGGATCAGGAGCGCCGGGTAGCGCACCATCATTCATCGCGCACATGCCGCCCGATCCTACGCGGCGTCCAATGGCCCGGACACGGTCGCGCTACCATCGGTTCATGGACGTCCGCGACGCCCTCGCCCAGCTCGAGGCCGCCGGCACCGAGCGGAACCGCATCATCTACCGCCGCCATGGTGCCGGGGAGAACCAATACGGCGTGGCCTTCAAGGTCCTGCGGGCGCTGGCCAAGCGGATCGGGCGCGACCACAACCTGGCGAAGGGCCTCTGGGCCACCGGCAACGCCGACGCCCGCCTGCTGGCCTGCATGGTCGCCGATCCGGCCCGCATGAATGAGGACGACCTGGACGCCTGGATGAGGGAGATCGCGTACTACGTGCTCGTCGACGAGTTCGTCGCCAACGTCGCAAGCCAGGTGCCCGGGGTCCGCGGCCGGATGGAGCGCTGGACCAAGTCGGCGCGGGACTGGACCGCGCAGGCGGGTTGGGATCTGGCCGGCGTCCTCGCCGCCCGCGATCCGAACCTTCGCGATGAGTTCTTCCTCGACCTGCTCGAGAAGATCGAGCGCGAAATCGAACACGCCGGCAATCGAACCCGGCATGCCATGAACGGGGCCCTGATCGCCATTGCGCTGCGGAACGAGGACCTTCGCGATGTGGCAATGGATGCCGCGGGGCGGATCGGTCCGGTCGTCGTCGACCATGGCGAGACAGGCTGCGTCACGCCGGCCGCCATCCCGTACATCGAAAGGACGCTGGCGCACAGAAAGGCGCAGGCTGCCAAGAAAGCCGGGAAGACAAAGGGCAAGGCCGTCGCCGGGGCGCGCCACGCGTCGCGGTGAGCGAAGCGCCGCGCCCGCCGCTGGCGGGCTTTCAGCCCGAGCGCGTGGACGACCCGACACTCATCAACCTCCACGACTACGAGCGTCTGGCCGCCGAACGGCTGGCGGCGGGCGCGCTGGCGTACTACACCGGTGGCGCCAACGACGAGCGGACCCGGAGGGGCAACCGAATGGCCTTCTCCGCGCGACGAATCGTCCCCCGCGTCCTCCGCGACGTATCACGAGTCGATCTGAGCGTCGAGATGCTCGGCCGTCGCTGGCCGTGGCCTGTCTTCATCTCCCCTACCGCCTTCCACCGTCTGGCCCATCCCGACGGCGAGTTGGCGACGGCCCGGGGAGCAGCGGCCCGCGGGATCATGATGACCCTCTCCACCTCGTCGAGCACCGATTTGGCGGACGTGGCGGCGGTCGGCGGGCCGCGCTGGTTCCAGGTTTACCTGCTGGCGGATGCCGGGGCGAGGCAGGCCCTCGTCGAACGCGCGGTGACGGCCGGATATGAGGCTCTGGTGCTGACCGTGGACTTGCCTCGCGTTGGCCGGCGGGAGCGGGACATCCAGGTCGGTTTCGCAATTCCCGACGACGTGGCAGTCCCGAACATCGCGGCCGCCGCCGGCGTCCCGTTGGCCGAGGGGCTAAACGTGGCATTCACCGATCGAATGACGTGGGACGACGTGGAGTGGCTCAATGGGTTCGGCCTGCCGGTCATCGTCAAGGGCATCCTCCATCCGGACGATGCGCGGCTCGCGGTCGAGCACGGCGCGGCGGCGGTTCAGGTCAGCAATCACGGCGGGCGGCAGCTGGACAACGCCATCGCCAGCCTGGACGCCCTGCCCGCGGTGGCAGCGGCGGTAAACGGTCGCGTCCCCGTGTTGATGGACGGCGGCGTGCGACGCGGAACCGACGTCCTGGTCGCGCTGGCCCTGGGCGCCACCGCAGTCGGCATCGGACGCCCGATTCTGTGGGGCCTGGCCGTGAACGGCGAAGCCGGCGTTGGCCACGTCCTCGACCTGCTCACCGCGGAGCTGGAGCTGGCAATGGCCCTGGCCGGCGCCCCATCGATCGGCGACCTCGGTCCGGACTGGATCGTGCCGGACCCGGCTTATTCGGCCTTATCCGCCTCGGCCATCGGGATCCGAACGCCGCGCTCGCGGGCGACGTCCAAAGCACGTTCGTAGCCGGCATCGGCGTGACGCACCACGCCCATCCCCGGATCCGTGGTCAGGACCCGGTCCAGGCGGGCGGCGGCCGCATCGGTCCCATCCGCGACGACCACCATCCCCGCGTGCAGCGAAAACCCGATCCCCACGCCGCCGCCATGGTGGACGCTGACCCAGGTCGCCCCCGCGGCCGTGTTCAGGAGCGCGTTCAAGACAGGCCAGTCCGCAATCGCATCGGACCCATCGCGCATGCCCTCCGTCTCGCGATACGGGCTTGCGACCGAGCCCGCATCCAGGTGGTCGCGACCGATGACGATCGGCGCCGCCAGCTCCCCGGACCGCACCATGTCGTTGATCCGCAGCCCCGCCTTCGCCCGCTCCCCATAGCCGAGCCAGCAGATCCGGGCCGGCAGGCCCTGGAATGGCACTTTCTCCTGGGCCAGGCGCAGCCATCGGTGCAGGGATGCGTCGTCGGGGAACAGCTCGGCCAGGGCCGCATCGGTCTTCAGGATGTCGTTGGGATCTCCCGAGAGTGCGGCCCAGCGGAATGGCCCCTTGCCCTCGCAGAACAACGGGCGGATGAAGGCCGGCACGAATCCGGGGAAGGCGAAGGCATCGATTACG from Chloroflexota bacterium carries:
- a CDS encoding alpha-hydroxy acid oxidase, which codes for MSEAPRPPLAGFQPERVDDPTLINLHDYERLAAERLAAGALAYYTGGANDERTRRGNRMAFSARRIVPRVLRDVSRVDLSVEMLGRRWPWPVFISPTAFHRLAHPDGELATARGAAARGIMMTLSTSSSTDLADVAAVGGPRWFQVYLLADAGARQALVERAVTAGYEALVLTVDLPRVGRRERDIQVGFAIPDDVAVPNIAAAAGVPLAEGLNVAFTDRMTWDDVEWLNGFGLPVIVKGILHPDDARLAVEHGAAAVQVSNHGGRQLDNAIASLDALPAVAAAVNGRVPVLMDGGVRRGTDVLVALALGATAVGIGRPILWGLAVNGEAGVGHVLDLLTAELELAMALAGAPSIGDLGPDWIVPDPAYSALSASAIGIRTPRSRATSKARS
- a CDS encoding SIS domain-containing protein; protein product: MCAMNDGALPGAPDPWASSEMPAWRDGPPYAMTEMIEAEPALTERLVRRLQSRPTLEAVAGALREAAQDRLAITTTGCGTSQHAAIAVAALIADALAIAGLPDDRVIAVQAFELSRRVPPGGVVVAVSHEGGTAAANDALRAAAAAGATTVLITVSDRSPAAALADHLLGTAEQDQSWCHTVGYLSPLVVGACLHGAIREALPPPEATARQVMAGLDPTAAEGMAARLASTDRLLVVGSGADYAAARELALKVEEGARLPAVAHELETIRHGHLAAASERTGLVMLLTDAEGRGTGLLDRAASVLRSVRELGMPAAVIAAADVGGAPERALATAGWQSVNLEPGLPRIVAAVLGSAVPLQLLTERLARARGTNPDTIGREDPRQAAAASA
- a CDS encoding arginine--tRNA ligase, with protein sequence MTLRDELRNAVVAARDRAAAAGELALPAGAALPEPGVERPALAEHGDYATNAAMQLAPLARSSPLAIAETLVRHLEPPTGVGGATVERPGFINWRLDPGWVAAQVPAILAAGPAWGRSDGLTGERINVEFISANPTGPLHIGNGRGGFIGDSLANLLEAADAEVTREYYVNDYGSQVRDFGQSVYLARTGQSGEAGYRGAYIGQLAAEVPDEALASVNPQEAIGEWAWNRVFEDIRRTISRLGMRIDVWRSERELHEAGEVTAAIEQLRAAGHVYESEGATWFRSTTFGDDKDRVLVRSNGQPTYFAADVAYLLDKFQRGFGRLIYILGPDHHGDIWRWKGAAEGLGHDPATVEIIIYQNVALAGGAKMSKREGSFVTLDELVDEVGPDVTRFLFTLRSANQHLDFDLDLARQQSNENPVYYVQYAHARCSSILRQPAAAALPSSLGEAASRLTHPAEQALIRHLIRLPEVVADSAMRRETHELPRYSMEVANLFSQFYRDCRVLTDDATLSTARLAVVRATRQVLANSLGLIGVRAPDSM
- a CDS encoding MBL fold metallo-hydrolase produces the protein MEITWYGRACFRLKGRRATVITDPCPPKTGFVAGKHDVDLLTISHHHADHAYTRSISAGLTLTRPGEYEFADLLVTGVRTWHDAAEGTERGENVIFAFEVDGVHVCHLGDLGHLLTDEQLHELGPIDVLLVPVGGQTTISPAEAAEVVAQLEPKVVIPMHFATDGGSKDLLGPETFLHELATEPIRLPKASLTPTTLPEETQVVLLEARGRTG
- the ftcD gene encoding glutamate formimidoyltransferase, which translates into the protein MASLIECVPNFSEGRRPEVLDEITRAIRQIDGVTLLDASRDESHNRSVVTFAGGPEPVVRAAMAAVGRALELIDMEQQTGAHPRIGSVDVIPFVPLGDTRMEECVDLARRFGEQLAKVFALPVYLYGEAALRPERRRLADIRRGQYEALKEEIGVNPDRAPDFGPARLHPRGGAVAVGARKPLIAFNLNLATDDVEIAQRIAEAIRESSGGLPAVQAMGVLVAIPDGRQLAQVSMNLADWEQTGIPRVVHEVRRLARQAGTDIDHAELIGLAPTAALLEVTADTLGLRNFSADQALELRLARDR
- a CDS encoding DNA alkylation repair protein produces the protein MDVRDALAQLEAAGTERNRIIYRRHGAGENQYGVAFKVLRALAKRIGRDHNLAKGLWATGNADARLLACMVADPARMNEDDLDAWMREIAYYVLVDEFVANVASQVPGVRGRMERWTKSARDWTAQAGWDLAGVLAARDPNLRDEFFLDLLEKIEREIEHAGNRTRHAMNGALIAIALRNEDLRDVAMDAAGRIGPVVVDHGETGCVTPAAIPYIERTLAHRKAQAAKKAGKTKGKAVAGARHASR